A DNA window from Mytilus edulis unplaced genomic scaffold, xbMytEdul2.2 SCAFFOLD_691, whole genome shotgun sequence contains the following coding sequences:
- the LOC139505519 gene encoding piggyBac transposable element-derived protein 4-like has protein sequence MSDTSEDEFEGFSAGEIELACQRYQVQLAQNGIGDDFLISDIESELSDDNNDEPQLVDINNAGDAPNNDGWHQEFDIYERGLPHLFQPRNTTGPQNILGPEKDIIDFFQLFLSDHLLQQIIEKSDGYAKLQKDLNPDLHKSAWSCPSLPEMKAFIGLTFLMGIDVKPDLKSYWSKDCLETPYFATVLARDRFMQIMRYLHFTDPHQRVPQRGEPNYDSTYKVRYFMDALNQQMRDQYIPKRNVSIDECMIPYKGRVALKQYMPAKPTKWGIKLWALAESDTGEETVNLGKRGQFSATVWKDKKNVSVISTIHDNSLTEVSRIVQQEGQFQRQQLQCPKMVADYTSHMGGVDRCDQYIQYYFFCHKTNKWPKRVFFKMLEIIKFNAYRLLQMSPNHQQTTSMTYLDFSKSVATQLIAGYTTRDNRRGRPSNLPVEVRLTHRHLPADLGNKTWCHVCWHRVANDTQEKRRQTKYGCVECSKHLCMPQLL, from the exons atgtcCGACACTTCAGAGGACGAGTTTGAGGGGTTTTCGGCGGGTGAAATCGAACTTGCATGCCAAAGATATCAAGTGCAATTAGCCCAAAACGGCATTGGTGATGATTTTCTGATAAGTGATATTGAAAGTGAACTGTCTGATGACAATAATGATGAACCACAACTTGTTGACATAAATAATGCCGGTGATGCACCCAACAATGATGGATGGCACCAAGAGTTTGATATTTATGAAAGAGGTCTCCCCCATCTGTTCCAACCTAGAAATACTACTGGTCCACAAAATATATTAGGCCCAGAGAAGGATATAATTGACTTTTTCCAACTGTTCTTATCTGACCACCTTTTACAACAGATAATTGAGAAAAGTGATGGCTATGCAAAGTTGCAAAAAGATTTGAATCCTGACCTACACAAGTCAGCTTGGTCTTGTCCCTCCTTGCCCGAGATGAAGGCTTTTATTGGTTTAACTTTCCTAATGGGTATTGATGTAAAGCCAGATTTAAAATCCTACTGGTCTAAAGATTGTCTGGAAACCCCATATTTTGCCACAGTTTTGGCACGTGACAGGTTCATGCAAATTATGAGATATCTACACTTTACTGATCCTCACCAGCGAGTTCCACAAAGAGGGGAGCCTAACTACGACAGTACTTACAAAGTCAGATACTTTATGGACGCCCTTAACCAAcaaatgagggatcaatatatACCTAAAAGAAATGTATCAATAGATGAGTGTATGATACCATACAAGGGAAGGGTTGCGTTGAAACAATACATGCCTGCAAAACCAACAAAATGGGGAATTAAGCTCTGGGCGTTGGCAGAGTCTGACACTGG AGAGGAGACAGTCAATTTAGGCAAAAGGGGGCAATTTTCAGCTACAGTATGGAAAGACAAGAAAAATGTTTCTGTGATATCTACCATCCATGACAACAGCTTGACGGAAGTGAGTAGAATTGTTCAACAAGAAGGACAATTCCAAAGGCAGCAACTCCAATGTCCAAAGATGGTTGCAGATTACACCAGCCACATGGGCGGTGTCGACCGTTGTGACCAGTACATACAGTACTATTTCTTCTgtcacaaaacaaataaatggccAAAGAGAGTGTTCTTCAAGATGCTGGAAATTATTAAGTTTAATGCTTACCGTCTGTTACAAATGTCACCAAATCACCAGCAAACTACATCAATGACCTATTTGGATTTTTCTAAATCAGTTGCAACTCAACTCATTGCAGGGTATACCACAAGGGACAACCGTAGGGGGAGGCCATCTAACCTACCTGTAGAAGTCAGACTAACACACAGACATTTACCAGCAGATTTGGGTAACAAGACATGGTGTCATGTATGCTGGCATAGGGTAGCTAATGATACTCAGGAAAAAAGGCGTCAGACAAAATATGGTTGCGTAGAATGTAGCAAACACCTTTGCATGCCACAATTGCTTTAG